Proteins encoded in a region of the Diabrotica virgifera virgifera chromosome 4, PGI_DIABVI_V3a genome:
- the LOC114327381 gene encoding uncharacterized protein LOC114327381 isoform X2, whose protein sequence is MCQSHNCACHAYTPGKHNRNSVKDQWRKLRDSYREALRRQSSKIGHKSGPVRLWLYQKEMEFLIPHMKNRTTAGTLTATYNPADTIEYPELQLSDEIKSEHIDDTTVPVDEAPNDAEEVECFQRPKAIKRTIVTLSEPIKRYINNSEERVKRKLIQQLSQEEKESHRDDALYQFFMSMYTITKKLPMKYQRQVRMKVLEEVSKAEEESESDSIGSTESGMPSTLSPTTSYSPPPDKICSWGCQDFDAVKEYHEDQKAKKVKLTR, encoded by the coding sequence GTAATTCAGTCAAGGATCAATGGCGGAAGCTTCGTGATTCCTATCGCGAAGCTCTACGAAGGCAAAGCTCCAAAATCGGCCACAAGAGTGGACCAGTCAGGCTGTGGCTCTACCAGAAGGAAATGGAATTCTTAATACCTCATATGAAAAACAGGACCACTGCGGGTACCCTTACAGCAACATACAACCCAGCGGATACAATAGAGTACCCTGAACTTCAGCTGTCCGATGAAATAAAGTCGGAACACATTGACGACACTACAGTACCTGTTGATGAAGCGCCAAATGATGCTGAAGAAGTGGAATGTTTTCAGCGCCCAAAAGCAATCAAAAGAACTATAGTCACCCTCAGTGAACCAATCAAACGGTACATCAACAATAGCGAGGAAAGGGTCAAAAGGAAACTTATACAGCAATTGAGCCAAGAAGAAAAGGAATCACATCGAGATGATGCCTTATACCAATTCTTCATGTCGATGTACACCATCACTAAAAAGCTCCCGATGAAGTACCAGAGGCAAGTCAGGATGAAAGTGTTGGAAGAGGTATCAAAAGCAGAAGAAGAAAGCGAAAGTGACTCCATAGGTTCAACGGAAAGTGGTATGCCTTCTACATTGTCACCTACTACATCCTACTCACCACCTCCCGACAAAATTTGTTCATGGGGATGTCAAGATTTCGATGCCGTCAAGGAATACCATGAAGACCAGAAAGCGAAGAAAGTGAAACTGACCCGATAG